In the genome of Hymenobacter cellulosivorans, one region contains:
- a CDS encoding universal stress protein has product MAASLLVLTDFRQPAHRALDYATNLATALAAPLVVLHVRRTAAFDAERFTGRITPRSAEATALALSSLTDQLTVPAVAEVQEGPVVEAVAKALAQHRPALLVLGRPDNEVLPDELVSTTALELLRAAPCPMVVVPPQSSLTLPRRVLVALDAESFSLGGHARFIQYFLAQLPSQLTVLHVSPAPAAAGAAAAAEALKQAGITGAAAPQLRPLVRPEVAASIVEQAATGEFDLVVVVARPRTFLGRWFHRSVTAHVLLHSPVPVLVLPAE; this is encoded by the coding sequence ATGGCTGCTTCCCTGCTTGTGCTTACCGACTTCCGCCAGCCCGCCCACCGGGCCCTGGATTACGCCACCAATCTGGCTACCGCCCTGGCCGCGCCCCTGGTAGTGCTGCACGTGCGCCGCACGGCGGCCTTCGACGCGGAGCGCTTCACGGGCCGCATAACGCCCCGCAGTGCGGAAGCCACGGCCCTGGCTCTAAGCAGCCTCACCGACCAACTCACCGTACCAGCCGTGGCCGAAGTGCAGGAAGGTCCGGTGGTTGAGGCCGTGGCCAAGGCCTTGGCGCAGCATCGGCCGGCCTTGCTCGTCCTGGGCCGCCCCGACAACGAGGTGCTGCCCGACGAGCTGGTTTCGACTACGGCCCTGGAGCTGCTGCGGGCCGCGCCCTGCCCCATGGTGGTAGTGCCCCCGCAATCCAGCCTGACGCTCCCGCGCCGGGTGCTCGTGGCCCTCGATGCCGAAAGCTTCAGCCTGGGTGGGCATGCCCGCTTTATCCAGTATTTCCTCGCCCAGCTGCCCAGCCAGCTCACCGTGCTGCACGTGAGCCCCGCGCCCGCCGCCGCGGGGGCCGCCGCCGCCGCCGAGGCCCTGAAGCAGGCGGGCATTACGGGCGCGGCCGCGCCCCAGCTACGTCCCCTGGTACGGCCCGAGGTGGCAGCCAGTATTGTGGAGCAAGCCGCCACCGGCGAGTTTGACCTGGTCGTGGTCGTGGCCCGCCCGCGCACCTTCCTGGGCCGGTGGTTTCACCGCAGCGTCACGGCCCACGTGCTGCTGCACAGCCCGGTACCCGTGCTGGTACTGCCGGCAGAGTAA
- a CDS encoding class I SAM-dependent methyltransferase, whose product MSRTPAPDPIGHAMLAYLQGNQKAELTVHSNVADEEPLPASYFFRTLWEMPELERTALEECRGRVLDAGAGAGCHSLELQSRGFQVKAIDASPGAVQVLQQRGVQEAACHSLFELPAGEHYDTILMLMNGMGLVGTLEGLEKFLHQAKHLLAPGGQILATSSDISYLYEDEEGALVINLNGPYYGEVEYSMTYGEETGTSFDWLFVDAGLLQDYAEEAGYEVEFLGEDDQQQYLVRLTLKQQNIDNV is encoded by the coding sequence ATGTCCCGAACTCCTGCTCCCGACCCCATCGGCCACGCTATGCTGGCCTATTTACAAGGCAACCAGAAGGCTGAGCTGACCGTGCACAGCAACGTGGCCGACGAAGAGCCCCTGCCGGCCAGCTACTTTTTTCGCACCCTCTGGGAAATGCCCGAGCTGGAGCGCACCGCCCTGGAAGAGTGCCGGGGCCGGGTGCTCGACGCCGGGGCCGGGGCCGGCTGCCACAGCCTGGAGCTGCAAAGCCGCGGGTTTCAGGTCAAGGCCATTGACGCCTCGCCCGGTGCCGTGCAGGTGCTGCAGCAGCGCGGGGTGCAGGAAGCAGCCTGCCACAGCCTGTTCGAGTTGCCCGCCGGCGAGCATTACGACACGATTCTGATGCTCATGAACGGCATGGGCCTGGTGGGTACGCTGGAGGGGCTGGAGAAATTTCTGCACCAAGCCAAGCACCTGCTGGCCCCCGGCGGCCAGATTCTGGCCACGTCTTCCGACATCAGCTACCTCTACGAAGACGAGGAGGGCGCCCTGGTCATCAACCTCAACGGCCCCTACTACGGCGAAGTAGAGTACTCGATGACCTACGGCGAGGAAACCGGTACGTCCTTCGACTGGCTGTTCGTGGATGCCGGCCTGTTGCAGGATTATGCTGAGGAAGCCGGCTACGAAGTCGAGTTTCTGGGCGAAGACGACCAGCAGCAGTACCTGGTGCGCCTCACGCTCAAGCAGCAGAACATCGACAACGTCTAG
- a CDS encoding acyl-CoA thioesterase, producing MEYAKTYTARWADMDPNVHMRHSAYTDYAAQLRLEFLAESGFPMKRFAELGIGPILFREDTRFLKEISLSETIRVTAELSGLSADGSRWRIIHTIFKADGRVAATVAVDGAWLDLRLRKLTVPPVEMVAAMLQLDKHETYADIERGQK from the coding sequence ATGGAATACGCCAAAACCTACACTGCCCGCTGGGCCGACATGGACCCCAACGTGCACATGCGCCACTCGGCCTACACCGACTACGCCGCCCAGCTGCGCCTGGAATTTCTAGCCGAATCCGGCTTCCCCATGAAGCGCTTCGCCGAGCTCGGCATCGGCCCGATTCTGTTCCGCGAAGACACCCGCTTTCTCAAGGAAATCAGCCTGAGCGAAACCATCAGGGTAACCGCCGAGCTCAGCGGCCTCAGCGCCGATGGGTCCCGGTGGCGCATCATCCACACCATCTTCAAAGCCGACGGCCGCGTAGCCGCCACCGTGGCCGTCGATGGTGCCTGGCTCGATTTGCGCCTGCGCAAGCTCACCGTACCCCCCGTGGAAATGGTAGCCGCCATGCTCCAGCTCGACAAGCACGAAACCTACGCCGACATCGAGCGGGGTCAGAAGTGA
- a CDS encoding DinB family protein — MNHRLHIRFEQLEQVTNRLLASAQALGEKSHQSPGAGQWSAAQVVQHLLVSEIGIGQYINKKIQQEEGLRKTSFLTFVRSRVLRLALRLPFLRFKAPKYLAALTPETAPPLPELRTEWERVRRQLEQTLNEFPSPLLNRDIFKHPRSGMLNIYQTLDFMVDHVLHHQKQLERITKAVN, encoded by the coding sequence ATGAATCACCGTCTGCACATCCGGTTCGAGCAACTCGAACAAGTCACCAACCGCCTGCTGGCTTCGGCGCAGGCTCTGGGCGAGAAGTCCCACCAGTCGCCCGGAGCGGGGCAGTGGTCGGCGGCGCAGGTGGTGCAGCACCTGCTGGTGTCCGAAATCGGTATTGGGCAGTACATCAACAAGAAGATTCAGCAGGAAGAAGGCTTGCGCAAAACCAGCTTCCTGACGTTTGTCCGCTCCCGGGTGCTGCGGCTGGCCTTGCGCCTGCCGTTTCTGCGCTTCAAGGCGCCCAAATACCTGGCCGCCCTCACTCCCGAAACCGCCCCACCCCTACCCGAGTTGCGCACCGAGTGGGAGCGGGTGCGCCGGCAGCTGGAGCAAACCCTCAACGAGTTTCCCAGCCCGCTGCTGAACCGCGACATTTTCAAGCACCCCCGCTCGGGCATGCTCAACATTTACCAGACCCTGGACTTCATGGTCGACCACGTGCTGCACCACCAGAAGCAGCTGGAGCGGATTACGAAGGCGGTGAACTAG